One Streptomyces sannanensis genomic window carries:
- a CDS encoding DUF2278 family protein: protein MPVQKYGVLAARAVARRREGATDTPHYQIHLKDDSGTDYRAAVNVKSSSTQAPPDLLFAVVDDFRHPVTELLPQAGSGWHALSSQPGTGALDFIRGNLFDPSSMRILPPDKPGVDNDLADLLDHYVLRAIDEPTTGVFVFGARFGPEPGQPDEVFGFPVGNGVHDVHMNQGSTDKKFRKDNGVWQDGGLLLHLLPENRWVAVFLAFQSQKWHTDDVTGQPIDTAPPRPTDREEPLRIVAALVNPAGPAPEAETVTLLNASAAAIDLSGWHLSDQQKHRLRLPSQPLAAGATLAVTVADGFQLGNHGGAITLLNPSGLKIHGVSYTGRQASAEGRTITF, encoded by the coding sequence ATGCCTGTACAGAAGTACGGTGTGCTCGCGGCCCGCGCCGTCGCGCGTCGCCGGGAGGGCGCGACGGACACGCCCCATTACCAGATCCATCTCAAGGACGACAGCGGCACCGACTACCGGGCCGCTGTCAACGTCAAGTCGAGTTCGACGCAGGCCCCGCCGGACCTGCTGTTCGCCGTGGTGGACGACTTCCGGCACCCGGTGACGGAGCTGCTGCCGCAGGCCGGAAGCGGCTGGCACGCCCTTTCCTCCCAGCCCGGCACGGGCGCGCTCGACTTCATCCGGGGTAACCTCTTCGATCCCTCGTCGATGCGCATCCTCCCGCCCGACAAGCCCGGTGTCGACAACGACCTCGCGGACCTGCTCGACCACTATGTGCTACGGGCGATCGACGAGCCGACCACGGGAGTCTTTGTGTTCGGGGCGCGGTTCGGCCCCGAGCCGGGCCAGCCGGACGAGGTGTTCGGCTTCCCTGTCGGCAACGGCGTCCATGACGTGCACATGAACCAGGGCAGCACCGACAAGAAGTTCCGCAAGGACAACGGAGTCTGGCAGGACGGCGGGCTGCTCCTTCATCTGCTCCCCGAGAACCGCTGGGTGGCTGTCTTCCTCGCTTTCCAGTCCCAGAAATGGCACACGGACGACGTCACCGGCCAGCCCATCGACACCGCCCCGCCGCGCCCCACGGACCGCGAGGAGCCCCTGCGGATCGTCGCCGCCCTGGTCAACCCGGCCGGCCCGGCACCGGAGGCCGAGACGGTCACCCTGCTCAACGCCTCCGCGGCCGCGATCGACCTCAGCGGGTGGCACCTGTCCGACCAGCAGAAGCATCGCCTGCGGCTGCCGTCCCAGCCCCTGGCTGCCGGCGCCACCCTCGCCGTCACGGTCGCCGACGGATTCCAGCTGGGCAACCACGGCGGCGCCATCACCCTGCTCAATCCGTCGGGCCTCAAGATCCACGGTGTCTCGTACACCGGCCGCCAAGCCTCGGCCGAGGGACGGACCATCACCTTCTGA
- a CDS encoding lasso peptide biosynthesis B2 protein, protein MAEEADALVAMTRILSPHCRVTRMSSGALIADWRRTRFLGMTTADIQKFADGSSEERAELVTGLIRAGCATARRREHSDIEVGLWLRAVHLLIRTMGFGRVLRLLSLAAPDYARADPPSAEDVARLKRAVQSHSRRSWFVNDDCKAEAVTAFVLLRRRGLKAVLHVGVREHPFALHAWTSSADLCIPDADPRGHAFAPVLSINGGGR, encoded by the coding sequence GTGGCAGAGGAAGCCGATGCCCTGGTAGCCATGACGCGGATCCTGTCACCGCACTGCCGTGTCACCAGGATGTCCAGCGGAGCGCTGATTGCGGACTGGAGGCGGACGCGTTTTCTTGGAATGACGACGGCAGACATCCAGAAGTTCGCTGACGGAAGCTCTGAGGAACGCGCCGAACTTGTCACCGGTCTCATCCGCGCCGGGTGTGCGACGGCCCGCCGAAGGGAGCATTCGGACATCGAGGTCGGGCTCTGGCTGCGCGCAGTGCACCTGCTGATCCGGACCATGGGATTCGGGCGCGTCCTGCGGCTCCTGTCCCTGGCAGCCCCGGATTATGCCCGTGCAGACCCTCCTTCGGCGGAGGATGTCGCACGGCTGAAACGAGCAGTGCAATCACACAGTCGCAGAAGCTGGTTCGTCAACGACGACTGCAAGGCCGAGGCCGTGACGGCTTTCGTCCTGCTGCGGCGGCGTGGCCTGAAGGCCGTTCTTCACGTCGGTGTGCGCGAGCACCCGTTCGCCTTGCATGCCTGGACGTCTTCGGCGGACCTGTGCATCCCTGACGCCGATCCGCGCGGGCACGCGTTCGCGCCGGTTCTCTCGATCAACGGGGGAGGGCGGTGA
- a CDS encoding asparagine synthase-related protein — translation MEALRLEWAGGAPKLWAAGAMAQQGLVTTVSSRAGTAVVVGWVGSVKGRVAGARGLLDDFSRPGAAPRLPTGDYAAVLVCRDRILLMRDEHARIPLFFKESGGCVSAVSTSARRLGGAAELERRYFCRYLTGNMAQPHSELTPFVGVHRILGGEVVELSITGQIRGRVLRRACQAHDPPEPAADGPRLSGAAMDLRLALENAVGRRMGRMTACHVSGGTDSTSIALLAARLLAAGQGQPGDLVLLAGRFGGGELAGEQPYLDEAMEEIRRHAPAARPVIVDVDDVADFDDFQHHAGDPDEPHAHAFRAPFWSRLHAAAAELDCDTLMTGCGADPIADANPFHLHRLARTGQLRQMTKQARAWAAGSERGLRDVVCAYVVQPALPLAAERITALVCRRGTVLGGLGNFARPRWLRSGFARAHGYREASIEESRFVFGHKPEQSLYDAANYLAAPDPLSWRRARQDGFFLSHPFLDSEVIATMRRLPAGTTFRPGRPKAVLREAMADLLPSRICSRAVKIPFNQLFARGLRTHGDELIDLCRSARHPLVAEMFDVETLCRAVREAQLGIGDSYSWDRMNSSLALVVWLEQLDQRSRAHGAAAPVIAGS, via the coding sequence GTGGAAGCACTCCGCCTGGAGTGGGCAGGGGGCGCACCGAAGCTCTGGGCAGCCGGGGCCATGGCGCAGCAGGGACTCGTGACGACGGTCTCCTCACGGGCCGGTACCGCGGTGGTCGTCGGCTGGGTCGGCTCGGTCAAAGGCCGCGTTGCGGGCGCGCGCGGCCTCCTTGATGATTTCAGCCGACCGGGAGCCGCACCGCGCCTGCCGACCGGCGACTACGCGGCTGTCCTGGTGTGCCGCGACCGCATCCTGCTGATGCGGGACGAGCATGCGCGTATTCCCCTGTTCTTCAAGGAGTCCGGCGGCTGTGTGAGCGCGGTGAGTACCTCGGCGCGCCGCCTGGGCGGCGCGGCAGAGCTGGAACGTCGCTACTTCTGCCGGTACCTGACCGGGAACATGGCGCAACCGCACTCGGAACTCACCCCTTTCGTCGGGGTACATCGGATCCTTGGCGGCGAGGTGGTGGAGCTTTCGATCACTGGGCAGATACGCGGTCGGGTACTGCGACGCGCCTGTCAGGCCCACGACCCGCCGGAACCGGCGGCAGACGGACCCCGCCTCAGCGGGGCCGCGATGGACCTGCGCCTCGCACTGGAGAACGCTGTCGGGCGCCGTATGGGCAGGATGACGGCATGCCACGTCTCCGGCGGCACCGACTCCACCAGCATCGCCTTGCTCGCAGCGCGTCTGCTGGCCGCGGGACAGGGCCAGCCTGGGGACCTTGTCCTGCTCGCCGGGCGCTTCGGCGGGGGAGAACTGGCTGGGGAGCAGCCCTACCTCGACGAGGCGATGGAGGAGATCCGCCGCCACGCACCCGCAGCCCGCCCGGTGATCGTCGATGTCGACGACGTGGCCGACTTCGACGACTTCCAGCACCACGCGGGAGACCCGGATGAGCCTCATGCGCACGCCTTCCGCGCCCCGTTCTGGAGCAGGCTTCATGCCGCTGCGGCGGAACTGGACTGTGACACCCTCATGACCGGCTGTGGGGCCGATCCGATCGCGGACGCCAACCCATTTCACCTGCATAGGTTGGCCCGCACAGGACAGCTCCGGCAGATGACGAAGCAGGCACGTGCCTGGGCCGCGGGCAGCGAGCGGGGCTTGCGGGACGTTGTCTGCGCCTACGTCGTGCAGCCGGCTCTTCCGCTGGCAGCCGAACGGATCACAGCGCTCGTGTGCCGCCGCGGAACGGTGCTCGGCGGCCTCGGCAACTTCGCGCGCCCACGATGGCTGCGATCCGGATTTGCGCGGGCTCACGGCTACCGTGAGGCCAGCATCGAGGAGAGCCGCTTTGTGTTCGGGCACAAGCCCGAACAGTCTCTGTACGACGCGGCCAATTACCTCGCCGCTCCCGACCCGCTGTCCTGGCGCCGCGCTCGGCAGGACGGATTCTTCCTCTCGCACCCCTTCCTCGACTCGGAGGTCATCGCCACGATGCGCCGCCTCCCCGCCGGAACCACGTTTCGTCCAGGCCGTCCGAAGGCCGTTCTGCGTGAGGCCATGGCGGATCTGCTCCCGTCCCGGATCTGCAGCCGAGCGGTCAAGATCCCCTTCAACCAGCTCTTCGCCCGCGGCCTGCGGACACACGGCGACGAACTCATCGACCTCTGCCGCTCCGCGAGGCATCCGCTGGTTGCGGAGATGTTCGACGTCGAGACGCTGTGCCGGGCAGTGAGGGAGGCGCAGCTCGGCATAGGGGACTCCTACTCCTGGGACCGTATGAACAGCTCACTCGCCCTCGTGGTGTGGCTGGAGCAATTGGACCAGCGCTCCCGCGCGCACGGTGCGGCCGCGCCGGTCATCGCTGGCTCTT